TCAATGGGAAAAACTATCAGATCTGCTGTTGCCCGCGAAGAATATGCAGTAGGAAACTCCAGATGctaatataaatatgtttttCGGACAACTGTGCTGTGTATGCGGTGTTTCAAAACAGCATAGACGACACCAACGAAAAGTTTTTTGCCATTTTCTTCCCCGCAACAATTCTGTGGGGGATAAAGCTCTGGGCGCAAGCGAGCGGGTGCcagaaaagaaacaacaACGCACACAAGCACCAAAGAAACGCACGCAGCATTGTCTTATATTATTGCGctttgtttcttttcttttttttgttttgttatttGCCGAAGTGATTCTGGATCTCTTCTGAGATAATGTGCAGAGCAGTACATTTTTTGCTCTTtgtgtttttcttttttgcAAAAGAAACCTAAGCATTTCCGAGTTTTGTTATTTTCGAGGACGTTCAACTTCCGACATTTTGAGCCGTTCTCTGCATAACATTCTTTGTGATTTTTTGTTTACTTTCACGTTTCATCCCCACTTCCCCCACTCCCCATCACGAAACTTCCTAATGTGACGCAGtggaaaatatttcttttttaattttgtttttccACAATCTCGAGAGTTTGTTGCACGATTACGGCTGTATCtcatttcttttgtttcttctcCGCAGTTGTTTCTTTCAGATTTCTCCAGGAATCTTTAGTTTCCGAAAATTTAAAGCAAACAAAAGAAACTGCAAACGGCAGTTCGAGATGGCAGTAAATGCAACCATCAGGAGAAGACCAAGAAGCAAAAACTAAAAGACAAGTTTTTGTTTactatatcaaaatttttgttgTCTATTAATTTCAGCATCGCTAAAACTATTCTCttcatatttttacttctaaattataattaacatcaaagaaaatattcttCAGCAACAAAAGTTGACATCTATTTCAATTTCCAAAACATATAAAAAGGACTActatttttcatttgttcCAATTATCAATCTTGttcttcaaattatatttttattatcaattatcTTCTCTCATACAAAAGAGaacatcaaataaaaacattagATCGCATTTACTAAAGAAATTCatatactaataataatacattagcattttattattattattctttttatttattagatttttttattgttttttaagaaaaatataagtttttacaaacaaattttaattatgtCAGAACCTGTTACTGACTTACAAGTTACTGCCTCTTCAGAAGGCAACGTCGAAGCTGTCTCATCTAACAACTCTATTGCTTCCAATAAGGTTGAAGGTGATGACATGGATTTAAAGGCTCCAGAAGATCCAATCCATGCTACCGGTCCACTTTCCCAATACTTCGGTGTCTTATCCCTATGTTTAATGATCGCCTTTGGTGGTTTCATTTTCGGTTGGGATACTGGTACCATTGGTGGTTTCGTTAGTCACGAAGATTTCTTAAGAAGATTTGGTTCTAGACACTCAGATGGTACTTATTATTTCTCGAAGGTTAGAACTGGTTTAGTTGTCGGTATTTTCAATGTTGGTTGTGCTATTGGTGGTTTGACTTTAGGTAGAACTGGTGATATGTACGGTAGAAAACCAGGTTTGATGATTGTCGTTGTTGTTTACGTTATCGGTATTATTATCAGTATTGCTTCCATTGACAAATGGTACCAATACTTCATTGGTAGAATTATCTCTGGTCTAGGTGTCGGTGGTATTGCTGTCTTATCCCCAACTTTAATTGCCGAAACTGCTCCAGCTCATTTAAGAGGTACTGCCGTCGCTTTCTACCAATTATTGATTACTGGAGGTATTTTCTTAGGTTACTGTACTAACTACGGTACCCATCACGGTTACAAGGACTCTACTCAATGGAGAGTTCCATTAGGTTTATCTTTTGCTTGGGCCTTATTCATGATCGGTGGTATGTTATTAGTTCCAGAATCCGCTAGATTCTTAGTCCAAAAAGGTAGATTAGAAGAAGCTAAGGTTTCTCTATCCAAGACCAACAAGGCTACTGTCGACTCTCCAATCGTGGTTCGTGAATTTGACGAAATTTTTGCTGCTGTCGAAGCTGAAAGAGCTGCTGGTAACGCTTCTTGGGGTGAAATTTTCTCCAGAAAGGGTGCTATTTTAAAGAGAACCATTATGGGTGTTATGATACAATCTTTACAACAATTGACTGGTAACAATTATTTCTTCTACTACGGTTCTACCTTATTCAACTCTGTTGGTTTAGATGATGGTTACGAAGCTTCTATTGTTATTGGTATTGTTAACTTCGCCTCCACTTTTGTCGCTTTATGGACTGTTGAAAGATTTGGTCGTCGTAACTGTTTATTAGTCGGTGCTGCTACCATGGCTGCTTGTTTCGTTATTTACGCCTCTGTTGGTGTTACCAGATTATACATTGATGGTTATGATGGTCCAACTTCCAAGGGTGCTGGTAACTGTATGATTGTTTTCACCTGTTTCTACATTTTCTGTTTTGCTACAACCTGGGCTCCATTAGCTTACGTTATCGTTTCTGAAACTTATCCATTAAGAATCAGAGGTAGAGCTATGGGTCTATCCATTGGTGCTAACTGGATGTGGGGTTTCTTAATTTCCTTCTTCACCCCATTCATTACCGGTGCTATTCATTTCGCTTATGGTTACGTTTTCTTTGGTTGTTTAATCTTCATGTTCTTTTAcgttttcttctttgtcTGTGAGACCAAGGGTTTGACTTTAGAAGAAGTCGACGAAATGTACCTAGAAGGTGTGTTACCATGGAAATCTACTTCTTGGGTCCCACCAAGTCAAAGAGGTGTTGACTACGATGCTTCTGCCGCTGCTCACGATGACAGACCATGGTACCAAAGATTCAAATAAGAATGTCGTTAATTACAATACCTTTTTATTAATGTCGAAGTgactttatttttgattgaaacctttttaataataatcaattataATCGTTTACTTTATTTCTTATAGATTATGATGAATGTTTTCACACTATAATTTTTATGATTCTAATGCTTTCATTTTTAGTTTAactttttataatttttataaatgtattattaatgaataaaaaattttaatttaaaaaatcaattgttCTTTGGTTTATAGATTGATCACTATTAATTGTGCAAATAGCAGTCAATGACTGTCATGGTGCATGCTTACTATTATATTCTCaagtatatttttacttCTCTCGTACTGCTTAGCACgtgaataaaatatatatattcaccCGAGATCAAAAAGAATTCAATGCGAAATAAACTAAATTAACCAAACGGCAGTTTAAATTTGGTTCGGGGGAGTAGAAGAATGTGCAACGCATctcaattaaaaatatcgaaaataaaaaaaaatttttcatgCCAAATATGTTTTGATCAATATTTCATCTGTGCATGGTTTCCTGAGCTTTGCTCGTTATTCCCATTTCCTCAGCTTGGCGTTTCGTATGCTGGCCTTAACTTAGTGGTTGCTAATAAAAGGTCGGTAGTAATTAAAGGTTTTCTAATTTCAATGGACATGCAGGCAGTGCAATGTCAAAacgaaataaaatataatgtgATGCGTGCCATTACCCATGggtttattaaattttattaaatccTATTAGTGCAATCACAACTTACAGCACAGTTCCCGTTACCATCTTTGCCTTATTCTAGAATATAGTTGCAATCGTTCCTAAGGGATTTgttctaaaattttttgaatactttcaaaaataactTCTGAAATAACTTCTGCGTTATGTTTACAGTAAAACTGGTGTGATatgtaataaaattaactaATTACAAGaagtatatattatttttcgAAAAAACATGAAGACCATACAATAATTATTGTATTAATGTTGTGGTTAATGCTAGGATGAACTTTTAACTGTCGCACTTACAGGTTTTTTTTATTCGTAATCCTGAATATCGAGTTTTACAGTAGATAGTTGGTACAAAATTTATCGTATTggaatttaattttaaggTTTAAAACGTTTATTTGGGGAATATGTTGCATTACAATTAACCTAATGAAAgttgaaaagaaagatggtcattttttcatatattaatatagaTTATAACATATAAACATAGGGATATACATGCATAAATtcatacatacatatatatatatatgtacatAAGTATGTGTTATGTGTATTCTCCAGATTGGTTGATATTTTAACATAAAGATGTTATGTTTGATTTATAACTGAATGTTAAAATTACGTTGTACTGTGCTACGCTAAATAATCATCTACCAGTTATAATTGGCATATATAATGGCAACAAATCAACATTACGAAATTGTTATTAACTACTAGTTTGCTTGATTGTATTTTGTCATACCTTTTATCAACaaattttatcttttccagagaaaaaatatctttttagAAGAgcttattattatttttattttaattgattacaaagaattaac
The Tetrapisispora phaffii CBS 4417 chromosome 8, complete genome DNA segment above includes these coding regions:
- the TPHA0H03110 gene encoding sugar porter family MFS transporter, producing MSEPVTDLQVTASSEGNVEAVSSNNSIASNKVEGDDMDLKAPEDPIHATGPLSQYFGVLSLCLMIAFGGFIFGWDTGTIGGFVSHEDFLRRFGSRHSDGTYYFSKVRTGLVVGIFNVGCAIGGLTLGRTGDMYGRKPGLMIVVVVYVIGIIISIASIDKWYQYFIGRIISGLGVGGIAVLSPTLIAETAPAHLRGTAVAFYQLLITGGIFLGYCTNYGTHHGYKDSTQWRVPLGLSFAWALFMIGGMLLVPESARFLVQKGRLEEAKVSLSKTNKATVDSPIVVREFDEIFAAVEAERAAGNASWGEIFSRKGAILKRTIMGVMIQSLQQLTGNNYFFYYGSTLFNSVGLDDGYEASIVIGIVNFASTFVALWTVERFGRRNCLLVGAATMAACFVIYASVGVTRLYIDGYDGPTSKGAGNCMIVFTCFYIFCFATTWAPLAYVIVSETYPLRIRGRAMGLSIGANWMWGFLISFFTPFITGAIHFAYGYVFFGCLIFMFFYVFFFVCETKGLTLEEVDEMYLEGVLPWKSTSWVPPSQRGVDYDASAAAHDDRPWYQRFK